Genomic DNA from Clostridium sp. BJN0013:
AATTATTTGGATATAGGTGCCACAGGAAAATTTGAAAATACAGAATATGATATGTTAAAAGGACATCATATTAAAATTACAAATATAGCCTGGTTTTTACAATAGGAGGTTAACATGAAAAAAGATAAAAACTTTGTAATCTCTCTCATTATAACAATTATTGTTATATGTTGCGGGATAACATTATGTTTTTTAATACATAAAAATATAAGTCTTAAAACATCTTCAAATCCTTCTAAACTGGCAGATATACAAGATGTTGTAAGTATCCCTAAATCTAAAGACTTAAAGACAACAATACATGAAAATCAAAAACTGGTTGTATCTCTTGAAATAGAAAAAAGTGCTGGAAAAGTTGCAGGTTCTGGATTTTTATATAATACTAAAGGAGATATAATAACCAATGCCCATGTAGTAGAAGGAGCTTCTTCTATAACAGTAAAAATGTCTGATACTACTACCTATAAAGGTATTCTTATAGGTAAAAGTAACGTTACAGATGTGGCTTTGGTCCGAGTTGACAAATTAAAAGGAAAAACTCCTATGAAAATTTCAAAAACCGGCAATGTAGATATAGGAGATGAAATAATAGCGCTAGGAAGTCCTTTAGGTCTTCAAAACACAGCTACCATAGGTATAATAAGTGGTCTAAACAGAGATTTTAATATAGAAAATTATGAATATAAAGGAGCATATCAAATTTCTGCTCCTATATCCTCTGGCAACAGTGGTGGCCCTCTTTTAAATAAAGCTACAGGTGAAGTCATAGGTATAAATTCTGCAAAATCAGGAAATGAATCCATAGGTTTTAGTATACCAATAACTCAAGTTCTTCCTCTTGTAAATACTTGGGCTAATAATCCTATTACATATACAACTTCCTCCGATAATACAGATGACTCTTATACCGATGAACACTTAAACTTATCTACAGAAGATGCAGCTTACTTAATTTCCTATTTCTACAACAATATTAATTCACAAGATTATGTAACTGCCTATTCACTGCTGAGTTCCAGTTGGCAGGAAAGTATACCATATGATAATTTCAGAAAAGATTATATAGAAACCATATCTGTAAAAATAGATACTATGACCTGCGGTAAGCTAGATAATGGAAATATACAGGTATCTACCATAATACAGGCCACCCAGGGAACCAAATCAAGTCCCAATGTAAATACCTACAATATTACCTATACTGTAGGATATGAAAATAACATACTTAAAATTTTAAGTGGAAAAACCAATAACACTGAATGACAAGTGTTTAAATGCTTAAAAATGCAGCTATAAATAGGCTGCATTTTCTTATTGAAATTTATATTAATAAAAATTCAGTACTACTAATGGCTTCTTCTACCAAAGTGTTTATATCTAAGATCTCTTCCGATTTTTTTATTTCCTGAGGTCTTGGTTTAGTTTTAGGATGTTTTGGAACAAATATAGTGCAGCAATCTTCATAAGGCAATATGGAAGTTTCATATGTACCAATTTCTCTTGCAATTTCCATTATATCTGTTTTATCCATGGCAATTAAAGGCCTAAACACAGGTCTATCTGCTACCTGATTACTTACAATTAAACCCTCCATAGTTTGACTTGCAACTTGCCCTATACTTTCACCTGTAGTTACAGAATTTATATTATATTTATCAGCTATGCTGCAGGATATTCTCATCATAAATCTTCTCATTATTATGGTTAATTCATCTTTTCTGCATTTCTCAATTATCTGCATCTGTATTTCTGTAAAAGGTGTTATATAAAGATTTATATTCCCTGTATATCCTTTTAATATTCTGGCTAATTCTTTAACTTTTTCTTTCGCCCTTTCACTAGTATAGGGATGACTGTGAAAATATATACAATTTAATTGAACTCCCCTCCTTGCCATCATATATCCTGCCACCGGTGAATCTATTCCTCCTGAGAGCATAAGCATGGTATTTCCATTAGTACCATAGGGCATTCCTCCTACTGCTTTTATTTTTTTTGAATATATATAGGCCCTATTTCTTATTTCTATATTGATAAAAAAATCCGGATTTTTTATATCTACAGTTAAATTTTCAGTATTTTGTAAAATATAAGCCCCTATTTCTCTACTTATATCCATGGATGTTCCTGGAAAACTTTTATCAGCCCTTTTAGTAAGTACCTTAAAAGTGCTGCCCTTACTTTCAAAGACACTTTTAAGTG
This window encodes:
- a CDS encoding S1C family serine protease, which codes for MKKDKNFVISLIITIIVICCGITLCFLIHKNISLKTSSNPSKLADIQDVVSIPKSKDLKTTIHENQKLVVSLEIEKSAGKVAGSGFLYNTKGDIITNAHVVEGASSITVKMSDTTTYKGILIGKSNVTDVALVRVDKLKGKTPMKISKTGNVDIGDEIIALGSPLGLQNTATIGIISGLNRDFNIENYEYKGAYQISAPISSGNSGGPLLNKATGEVIGINSAKSGNESIGFSIPITQVLPLVNTWANNPITYTTSSDNTDDSYTDEHLNLSTEDAAYLISYFYNNINSQDYVTAYSLLSSSWQESIPYDNFRKDYIETISVKIDTMTCGKLDNGNIQVSTIIQATQGTKSSPNVNTYNITYTVGYENNILKILSGKTNNTE
- the thiI gene encoding tRNA uracil 4-sulfurtransferase ThiI, which gives rise to MRRLLLVKYASEIFLKGLNKGKFEKKLKDNIKTVLKGIQYNFVVDQGRWFIECDDIEKGIQKLKSVFGVSEICIVDEVEADMEKIKEQALKSVFESKGSTFKVLTKRADKSFPGTSMDISREIGAYILQNTENLTVDIKNPDFFINIEIRNRAYIYSKKIKAVGGMPYGTNGNTMLMLSGGIDSPVAGYMMARRGVQLNCIYFHSHPYTSERAKEKVKELARILKGYTGNINLYITPFTEIQMQIIEKCRKDELTIIMRRFMMRISCSIADKYNINSVTTGESIGQVASQTMEGLIVSNQVADRPVFRPLIAMDKTDIMEIAREIGTYETSILPYEDCCTIFVPKHPKTKPRPQEIKKSEEILDINTLVEEAISSTEFLLI